The following are from one region of the Syngnathus acus chromosome 19, fSynAcu1.2, whole genome shotgun sequence genome:
- the zgc:123217 gene encoding chymotrypsin-like protease CTRL-1 → MLRTTCALLLGILLTVLGASNAQECGVAPLNPRIVGGENASEGMWPWQVSLHFLGSHICGGSVISEEWVLTAAHCIASTVLDNWLLYFGKLNQSTTNVNEVNRTLGQIIVHPDYNDTTFQNDIALMRLSSPITYTNYIRPICMASNSSQFNNGTMCWGTGWGKLGANETTVSERLQEVEIPIIGNKQCSCVYSLVENAVIGDNTICAGEDGRGICQGDSGGPVQCKQGSAWIQAGLASFGIPCAIGIPEAFTRLSFYQDWIRAQVGGANISFADFTSTGVDPDNSFVCPLSTGTPTENPPNASTLPGLSVIAFFLLGIHLL, encoded by the exons ATGCTGCGGACAACGTGCGCTCTCCTTTTGGGGATACTACTCACAGTTCTAg GTGCCTCAAACGCTCAGG AATGCGGAGTTGCACCGCTCAACCCAAGAATCGTCGGAGGTGAAAATGCCTCAGAAGGCATGTGGCCCTGGCAAGTCAGCTTGCATTTTTTAGGCAGTCACATATGTGGCGGAAGCGTGATCAGCGAAGAGTGGGTGCTCACGGCAGCTCACTGCATTGCCAG CACTGTCCTTGACAATTGGCTGCTGTACTTTGGAAAACTGAATCAAAGTACCACAAATGTTAACGAGGTCAACCGCACTTTGGGCCAGATCATCGTTCATCCCGACTACAACGACACCACCTTTCAAAACGACATCGCGCTCATGAGGCTGAGCAGCCCCATCACTTACACAAACTACATTAGACCCATTTGCATGGCAAGTAACTCCAGCCAGTTCAACAACGGGACCATGTGCTGGGGCACCGGATGGGGCAAACTCGGAGCTAATG AGACAACTGTGTCCGAGAGACTGCAAGAAGTTGAAATTCCGATCATTGGCAACAAGCAATGCAGCTGCGTCTACAGCTTGGTGGAAAACGCCGTCATCGGCGACAATACGATATGCGCAGGGGAGGATGGCAGAGGAATATGCCAG gGAGATTCGGGCGGACCCGTGCAGTGTAAGCAAGGCTCAGCGTGGATCCAGGCCGGCCTCGCCAGTTTCGGCATACCCTGCGCCATCGGGATTCCCGAAGCCTTTACCCGCCTGTCTTTTTACCAAGACTGGATTAGGGCGCAAGTGGGAGGagctaacattagctttgcCGATTTCACCTCGACGGGTGTCGACCCAGACAACAGCTTCGTGTGTCCGTTAAGTACGGGAACCCCTACGGAAAACCCTCCGAACGCTTCGACGCTTCCGGGTCTTTCCGTCATCGCGTTCTTCTTGCTGGGCATTCATCTTTTGTAA
- the aldoab gene encoding aldolase a, fructose-bisphosphate, b, which yields MPHAYPFLTPEQKKELSDIAHRIVAPGKGILAADESTGSVAKRFQSINAENTEENRRLYRQLLFTADERVTPCIGGVILFHETMYQKTDGGKVFTQHLKDRGMVVGIKVDKGVVPLAGTNGETTTQGLDGLYERCAQYKKDGADFAKWRSVLKITSTTPSRLAIIENANVLARYASICQMHGIVPIVEPEILPDGDHDLKRCQYVTEKVLAAVYKALSDHHVYLEGTLLKPNMVTAGHSCSMKYSNQEIAMATVTALRRTVPPAVPGITFLSGGQSEEEASVNLNAMNQCPLHRPWALTFSYGRALQASALKAWGGKKENGKACQEEFIKRALANSQACQGKYASSGSSAAGGESLYVANHAY from the exons ATGCCTCACGCATACCCCTTCCTCACTCCTGAGCAGAAGAAGGAGCTCAGTGACATCGCTCACAGGATCGTCGCTCCCGGCAAGGGAATCCTCGCCGCCGACGAGTCTACCG GCAGCGTTGCCAAGCGCTTCCAGAGCATCAATGCTGAGAACACCGAGGAGAACAGGAGGCTGTACCGCCAGCTCCTCTTCACCGCCGACGAGCGTGTCACCCCATGCATCGGCGGCGTCATCCTCTTCCACGAGACCATGTACCAGAAGACCGACGGTGGCAAGGTCTTCACCCAGCACCTCAAAGACAGAGGCATGGTGGTGGGCATCAAGGTGGACAAAGGCGTGGTCCCTCTCGCCGGAACCAACGGCGAGACCACCACTCAGG GTCTCGATGGACTGTATGAGCGCTGCGCCCAGTACAAGAAGGATGGCGCCGACTTCGCCAAATGGCGTTCCGTGCTGAAGATCACCTCCACCACTCCCTCAAGACTGGCCATCATTGAGAACGCCAACGTTCTGGCCCGCTATGCCAGCATCTGCCAGATG CACGGCATCGTGCCCATCGTGGAGCCCGAGATTCTCCCCGATGGCGACCATGACCTGAAGCGCTGCCAGTACGTCACCGAGAAGGTCCTGGCCGCCGTTTACAAGGCTCTGTCTGACCACCACGTCTACCTGGAGGGCACTCTGCTCAAGCCCAACATGGTTACCGCCGGCCACTCCTGCTCCATGAAGTACAGCAACCAGGAGATCGCCATGGCGACCGTCACCGCCCTCCGCCGCACCGTGCCCCCCGCCGTCCCCG GCATCACCTTCTTGTCCGGCGGTCAGAGCGAGGAGGAGGCCTCGGTCAACCTGAACGCCATGAACCAGTGCCCCCTGCACAGACCTTGGGCCCTGACCTTCTCCTACGGACGTGCCCTGCAGGCATCAGCCCTCAAGGCCTGGGGCGGCAAAAAGGAAAACGGAAAGGCATGCCAGGAGGAGTTCATCAAGAGAGCTCTG GCCAACAGCCAGGCGTGCCAGGGAAAATATGCTTCCTCTGGATCCAGCGCCGCCGGCGGAGAATCCCTCTATGTGGCCAATCACGCTTATTAA
- the LOC119138785 gene encoding integrin alpha-M-like: MDWLALTTLFMTVFQTTIGFNIDPVPWKTLSNSADGFGYQIVQRQHDLLVSAPLVQYSDRRGKIFKCSKDSCVELQVPVPPFAVNMSLGLTMIFNPTTEATMACGPTIPKDCGSITMYNGMCFQIESSNDVKPPIPSSLDVCPSRADIAFLLDGSGSVSPGDFTTMKNFVINLIESFLDKDSQFAVVQYSKDVTIHNYFNTFNINTWRNDISGIRQKRSSTYTAEGISKVVNEVFEKSGGSRPNVKKILIVITDGRSHDSRNFGTVTAAAERKQIVRFAIGVGNAFANQNAKKELDSIASAPTTSHVFRVENFMALYAIRQTLQDSIFAIEGSQSGGESLKMEMAQRGFSAAYVPRSNRDVHIAAVGANQWRGGFQTYTGSGGRSHFPTNLDPDSYLGYSITVAQRGNVRLTVAGAPRYQHRGVVMVFSQNGFEQTVDPFRWEYQIGEYFGAVVCAMDVNRDRNTDIILISAPMFVEEDREGRVYACTLTGSRVECRFDSPVVLRGERSPRGRFGASLAVLPDINSDGRNDLAVGAPLEDDGHGCVYIFHGERTMISDTISQRIAGSKLQSGLRFFGMSISPSSADLSGDNLPDLAVGSKGKVILLRSKPIVTIESTLTYNPKQISTKQNDCDNPKEFMANVCFVMKKFSNVQRARARVNYTLTLDATRKVPNNRAYIQEKIREKSGTVELDLSAVPQCFNVKVFIEPCPEDALNPLENELRFTFEGLPGADNPSPSLHQLSQTTTIHPLAFEIDCGLDNKCVDNLKLDFNFSRSLVVKVGIDELLNVTVSVENLGENSYNTLVVLTYPGEFSYRKFTVLKGRIECSSLDSEAGLSRGKTDCTIDKPILRSNSTAVFVVSYGIETNSRLDKTIFVTANATSGNEQHSALSQLFKKKEIGVKYSIFVTMESSLSYINFTYGKNDVQKSLKQSVLVSNNIRAFNVTVAVRVPVKLGEKDIWANLSSLEIPDCQYSHDEGANVFDLVGQMRNNKIVDCSVATCRVFKCNRFMGRLEGKRYEISANMSSEWIQQIGLDEAKFIFTTTASLEYDKDQYIFFSTASNNLPPVLKIETEVAVYPQPDFTKAIVGGSLGGLAILVILSVILYKVGFFKSKYQEMINDAEGADMDGPAGVGDALTQS; the protein is encoded by the exons ATGGACTGGCTCGCTTTGACAACACTTTTTATGACAG TATTCCAAACTACAATTGGCTTCAATATCGACCCTGTGCCTTGGAAGACCTTGTCAAACTCCGCAGATGGTTTTGGATATCAGATCGTGCAAAGACAACATGA CTTGCTGGTCAGCGCACCCCTCGTTCAGTATTCAGACAGAAGAGGAAAAATCTTTAAATGCTCCAAAGATTCGTGCGTAGAGCTGCAAGTTCCAG TTCCCCCTTTTGCCGTCAACATGTCTCTTGGTTTGACGATGATATTTAATCCAACTACAGAAGCCACCATG GCGTGTGGTCCGACCATCCCGAAAGATTGTGGAAGCATCACCATGTACAACGGCATGTGCTTTCAGATTGAGTCCTCTAATGACGTCAAACCTCCAATACCTTCGTCTCTTGACG TCTGCCCAAGTCGAGCAGACATCGCATTTCTGCTGGATGGCTCGGGAAGTGTGTCCCCGGGAGACTTTACAACAATGAAGAATTTTGTAATTAATCTCATCGAGTCCTTTTTGGACAAAGATTCCCAG TTTGCCGTAGTCCAATACTCTAAAGACGTCACCATccataattattttaatacctTCAACATTAACACCTGGAGAAATGACATCAGTGGAATACGGCAGAAACGCTCCTCGACATACACAGCCGAAGGCATCAGCAAAGTTGt GAACGAGGTATTTGAGAAGAGCGGAGGTTCCAGGCCCAATGTGAAGAAGATTCTAATTGTCATCACAGATGGGCGATCTCATGACAGTAGAAACTTCGGGACAGTAACAGCTGCCGccgaaagaaaacaaatagttCGATTTGCTATTGGG GTGGGCAATGCATTTGCCAACCAAAACGCTAAAAAGGAGCTGGACAGCATCGCGTCTGCCCCAACAACGAGCCATGTGTTTCGAGTGGAGAACTTCATGGCGCTTTACGCAATCCGGCAGACTTTGCAGGACAGCATCTTTGCTATTGAAG GATCTCAATCGGGCGGCGAGAGCCTCAAAATGGAGATGGCTCAGCGGGGATTCAGTGCTGCCTACGTGCCAAGG TCAAATCGGGACGTGCACATAGCGGCTGTTGGGGCAAACCAATGGAGAGGAGGCTTCCAAACATACACAGGCTCAGGAGGACGTTCCCATTTCCCAACGAACCTTGATCCGGACAGCTATCTGG GTTATTCCATTACGGTTGCCCAAAGAGGCAACGTAAGGTTGACGGTCGCCGGTGCTCCAAGATATCAACACCGAGGTGTTGTGATGGTATTTTCCCAAAATGGCTTTGAACAAACAGTAGATCCCTTCCGATGGGAG TATCAGATTGGTGAATATTTTGGGGCTGTGGTCTGCGCCATGGATGTGAATCGGGACAGAAACACGGACATCATCCTCATATCTGCGCCGATGTTTGTGGAAGAGGACAGAGAAGGGAGAGTTTACGCTTGCACCCTGACTGGTTcg AGAGTCGAATGTCGATTCGACTCTCCGGTGGTCCTCAGAGGAGAGCGATCCCCTAGAGGGCGCTTTGGCGCTTCCCTCGCCGTCCTGCCTGACATCAACTCGGATGGACGCAATGACTTGGCGGTCGGGGCGCCGTTGGAGGACGACGGACACGGCTGCGTCTACATATTTCACGGCGAGCGAACGATGATCTCGGATACGATCTCACAG AGGATCGCTGGCTCGAAATTGCAGTCGGGACTCAGGTTCTTCGGCATGTCCATCAGTCCGTCATCCGCGGACCTCAGCGGGGACAACCTGCCTGACTTGGCAGTAGGCTCAAAAGGAAAAGTCATCTTACTCAG ATCCAAACCCATCGTCACGATCGAGAGCACGCTGACCTACAACCCAAAACAAATCTCCACCAAACAAAACGACTGCGACAATCCAAAGGAGTTTATGGCAAATGTCTGCTTTGTGATGAAAAAATTCTCAAACGTACAACGAG cGAGGGCAAGAGTTAATTACACGTTGACGCTGGACGCCACCCGCAAGGTGCCCAACAACCGAGCTTACATCCAAGAGAAAATCCGAGAGAAGAGCGGCACGGTGGAGCTGGATTTATCAGCTGTACCACAATGCTTCAACGTCAAGGTCTTCATCGAG CCATGCCCAGAAGACGCTTTGAATCCTCTTGAGAACGAGCTCAGATTCACATTCGAGGGTTTGCCCGGTGCCGATAACCCGAGCCCGAGTCTTCACCAACTTTCCCAAACGACCACGATTCATCCG TTGGCTTTTGAGATCGACTGCGGCCTCGACAACAAATGTGTCGATAACCTCAAGCTGGATTTCAACTTTAGCAG ATCTTTGGTGGTCAAAGTGGGCATCGATGAGCTCTTGAATGTTACCGTGTCCGTGGAGAACCTGGGCGAAAACTCCTACAACACCCTCGTTGTTCTCACATACCCAGGAGAGTTCTCCTACAGGAAGTTTACCGTCCTGAAG GGGCGAATCGAGTGCAGCTCCTTGGACAGTGAAGCTGGCCTATCTCGGGGAAAGACGGACTGCACCATCGATAAGCCTATTTTGAGGAGTAACTCAACG GCTGTCTTTGTGGTTTCGTACGGCATCGAAACCAACAGCCGACTGGATAAGACGATTTTTGTCACGGCCAATGCAACGAG tGGGAACGAGCAACACTCGGCTTTGAGCCaacttttcaaaaagaaagaaatcggCGTCAAGTACAGTATTTTTGTTACAATGGAAAG ttctCTAAGTTACATTAACTTCACCTATGGAAAGAATGATGTGCAGAAATCACTTAAGCAATCTGTTTTG GTTTCCAACAACATTCGAGCATTTAACGTCACGGTAGCGGTCAGAGTTCCCGTAAAGCTGGGTGAAAAGGACATCTGGGCAAATCTGAGCTCTTTAGAG ATTCCAGACTGTCAATACAGTCATGATGAAGGGGCGAATGTCTTCGATTTGGTCGGTCAGATGCGAAACAATAAAATAGTG GATTGCTCAGTGGCCACGTGCCGGGTGTTCAAGTGCAATCGTTTTATGGGACGGCTGGAGGGCAAACGCTACGAAATATCCGCCAATATGAGTTCAGAGTGGATTCAACAGATCGGACTCGACGAGGCCAAGTTCATCTTTACCACTACAGCCAGTCTGGAGTATGACAAGGATCAGTACATCTTCTTTTCAACTGCATCCAATAACCTTCCTCCAGTGCTCAAG ATTGAAACAGAGGTGGCGGTGTATCCCCAACCGGACTTTACGAAAGCGATTGTTGGTGGTTCTTTAGGAGGTCTGGCTATACTGGTGATACTCTCGGTCATCCTTTATAAG GTTGGATTTTTCAAGAGTAAATACCAGGAGATGATTAACGATGCCGAGGGCGCCGATATGGACGGCCCGGCGGGTGTCGGAGACGCTCTCACGCAGTCGTAG